In Puntigrus tetrazona isolate hp1 chromosome 24, ASM1883169v1, whole genome shotgun sequence, a genomic segment contains:
- the relch gene encoding RAB11-binding protein RELCH homolog isoform X6, with protein sequence MAAGNVNPFNVSDSEEEAEQRQDGADTERSPSDEAQGHSLGPFSPPAYSDPAVLLSSNRTSPSVDGIPASAAAVAGIGGGGGAETRVSLDAIAAQLLRDQYILTALELHTELLEAGRELPRLRDYFSNPGNFERQSGTPPACKEQGVGPGGPLTAQVQDRKRRKKDAHMRDRAGSISTLDSLDFARYSDDGNRETDERVAVLEFELRKAKETIQALRANLTQAAECEIPSQERKNYKSSPEIQEPIRPLEKRALNFLVNEYLLKNEYKLTSITFSDENDDQDFELWDDVGLNIPKPPDLLQLYRNCGNSLPLHRDTVDVGVNVDPNDLPGDYFTQEPVQQTEAIQKQQQEEVVQELEYQISLLNSEKQSLAEQIKKLQSDIQALQRNVASEPASAVKSAQSKEDTPCGKPPLDNGQYLDIRGVTETDGSSDANTTKTSTTTTTSTTDCTESTTTGTQPHSKLKSQSQQGKTSVQFDQPNRKLSPAFHQALLSFCRMSADSRLGSEVSRIADSEQSVMLMLGRCLPHIVPNVLLAKREELIPLILCTACLHPEPKERDQLLHILFNLIKRPDDEQRQMILTGCVAFARHVGPTRVEAELLPQCWEQINHKYPERRLLVAEACGALAPYLPKEIRSSLVLSMLQQMLAEDKADMVREAVVKSLGIIMGYIDDPDKYSQGFELMLLSLGDPSERVVSATHQVFIPAFAAWCTELGNLQSQLIPSLLTRIEKLLKQGEYGLDEHKLHMYLSALQSLIPSLFAVLLQNAPFTSRAKLQGDVPPIEVTRFPRPASPLQDVATIVGSREQLAVLLQLYDHQLQHEGTTGWDSLLWVVNQFLPQLIEIVGRINVTSSTCVHEFSRFFWRLCRTFGKIFTNTKVKPQFQEILRLSEENVDASAGNGILTKATVPIYATGVLTCYNQEEDRKLLVGFLEDVMTTLSLSHAPLDSLKASFVELGANPAYHELLLTVLWYGVVHTSALVRCTAARMFELVLRGMSEALIDKRVAPALITLCSGPEFSVRISTIPAFGTIMETVTQKELLERVKMQLASFLEDPQYQDQHSLHMEIIKTFGRVGPNAEPRFRDEFVLPHLHKLALCNNQQTVESKRIDIATQLFEAYSALSCCFISEELMVNHFLPGLRCLRTDMEQLSPEHEVILSSMIKECEIKVENKGIGEAQGSISIAASLVGEDAKTKFLSKMGQLTTSGAMLANVFQRKK encoded by the exons ATGGCGGCGGGTAATGTCAACCCGTTTAACGTGAGTGACTCGGAGGAGGAAGCGGAGCAGAGGCAGGATGGCGCGGACACCGAGCGGAGCCCAAGTGATGAAGCGCAAGGCCACAGTCTCGGTCCCTTCTCCCCGCCGGCGTACTCCGATCCAGCCGTCCTGCTGTCCAGCAACAGAACCAGCCCGAGTGTGGACGGTATCCCCGCGTCGGCCGCGGCGGTGGCTGGGatcggaggaggaggaggcgcgGAGACTCGGGTGTCGCTGGATGCGATCGCCGCGCAGCTGCTCCGGGATCAGTACATCCTCACGGCCCTGGAGCTGCACACCGAGCTTTTGGAAGCCGGACGCGAGCTGCCTCGCCTGCGGGATTATTTCTCCAATCCAGGCAACTTCGAGCGGCAAAGCGGAACTCCACCCGCGTGCAAAGAGCAAGGTGTCGGTCCTGGAGGTCCGCTTA CTGCGCAGGTGCAGGatagaaagaggagaaaaaaagatgctCACATGAGGG ATCGAGCTGGCAGCATCAGTACTTTGGACTCCTTGGATTTCGCACGTTATTCAGACGATGGCAACAGGGAGACGGATGAAAGAGTGGCAG TTCTGGAGTTTGAACTGCGGAAAGCCAAGGAGACCATTCAGGCTCTTCGTGCCAACTTGACTCAGGCTGCAG AATGCGAGATTCCCTCTCAAGAGAGAAAAAACTACAAATCCAGTCCTGAAATTCAG gaacCTATCCGCCCTCTTGAAAAGAGAGCCTTAAATTTTTTAGTTAATGagtatttattgaaaaatgaatataaattaacatCCATCACATTCTCTGATGAAAATGATGACCag GATTTTGAGTTGTGGGATGACGTGGGTCTAAACATTCCCAAACCTCCAGACCTATTGCAGCTCTATAGGAACTGTGGGAATAGTCTGCCCTTGCATCGGGATACTGTGGACGTGGGAGTCAATGTGGACCCAAATGACTTGCCAGGAGACTATTTTACCCAGGAACCTGTGCAGCAAACCGAGGCTATACAG aagcagcagcaggaggAAGTGGTTCAGGAGCTGGAATATCAGATCAGCCTGCTGAACAGTGAGAAACAGAGTCTGGCTGAACAGATTAAAAAGCTCCAAAG cgatatccaggcgcttcagagGAATGTCGCATCAGAACCCGCATCTGCGGTGAAGTCGGCTCAATCTAAAGAAGACACTCCATGTGGTAAACCCCCCCTAGACAATGGACAGTATTTGGATATACGAGGCGTCACAGAAACTGACGGCTCCTCGGATGCCAACACTACAAAGACCTCAACCACCACTACTACTTCTACTACTGACTGCACTGAAAGCACCACTACTGGTACACAACCTCACAGCAAACTAAAGTCTCAGAGTCAGCAGGGTAAAACCTCTGTGCAATTTGACCAGCCCAACAG AAAGCTGTCTCCGGCCTTCCACCAAGCACTTTTGTCCTTCTGTCGAATGTCTGCTGACAGTAGGCTGGGCTCGGAG GTGTCTCGGATAGCTGACAGCGAGCAGAGCGTCATGCTCATGCTGGGCCGCTGTCTCCCACACATCGTACCCAACGTCCTGCTGGCCAAGCGAGAG GAGTTGATTCCTCTCATTCTGTGTACGGCCTGCCTGCATCCCGAGCCCAAAGAAAGAGACCAGCTACTGCACATCCTCTTTAATCTTATCAAGAGACCTGACGATGAGCAGAG ACAGATGATTCTGACCGGGTGTGTGGCATTCGCCCGACATGTCGGTCCCACTCGGGTGGAAGCCGAGCTTCTGCCACAGTGCTGGGAACAG ATCAACCACAAGTATCCAGAGAGAAGACTGCTAGTGGCGGAAGCGTGTGGAGCCCTGGCCCCTTATTTACCC aagGAGATCCGAAGCTCTCTGGTTCTATCCATGCTCCAGCAAATGTTGGCGGAAGATAAAGCTGATATGGTCAGAGAGGCCGTGGTGAAAAGTTTGGGCATCATAATGGGCTACATTGATGACCCAGACAAATACTCCcag GGCTTTGAGCTGATGCTGTTGTCTCTGGGTGACCCGTCGGAGCGGGTGGTCAGTGCCACCCACCAAGTGTTCATTCCTGCCTTCGCTGCCTGGTGCACAGAGCTGGGCAACTTACAGTCACAGCTCATCCCCTCCCTCCTCACACGCATTGAGAAGCTGCTCAAG cAGGGTGAATATGGTCTAGATGAACACAAGCTGCATATGTATCTGTCAGCGCTTCAGTCCCTCATCCCGTCTCTGTTTGCGGTGCTGCTTCAGAACGCCCCCTTCACCAGCCGAGCCAAACTACAGGGAGACGTGCCTCCGATCGAGG TGACCCGGTTCCCGCGGCCAGCCTCCCCGTTGCAGGACGTGGCCACCATCGTGGGCAGCCGAGAGCAGTTGGCTGTTCTGCTGCAGTTATATGATCATCAGCTCCAACATGAAGGAACTACAGGATGGGACAGTTTGCTCTGGGTGGTCAACCAGTT TTTACCACAGCTTATAGAGATTGTAGGACGCATCAACGTCACCTCATCCACCTGTGTGCACGAGTTCTCCAGGTTCTTCTGGAGGTTATGTCGAACGTTTGGGAAAATCTTTACCAACACTAAG GTAAAACCTCAATTCCAAGAAATCCTGCGGCTATCTGAGGAGAATGTGG ACGCCTCCGCAGGAAACGGCATCCTTACGAAGGCTACGGTGCCGATCTATGCAACCGGAGTCCTGACGTGCTACAATCAG GAGGAGGACCGTAAACTCTTGGTTGGATTTCTTGAGGATGTCATGACCACGCTGTCTCTCTCCCATGCTCCCCTCGACAGTCTAAAGGCTTCATTTGTAGAGCTGGG GGCAAACCCAGCGTATCACGAGCTCCTACTGACGGTGCTTTGGTATGGGGTGGTCCATACATCTGCACTGGTTCGCTGCACCGCTGCACGCATGTTCGAG CTGGTTCTTCGAGGCATGAGCGAAGCCTTAATTGACAAGCGAGTAGCCCCGGCCCTTATTACCTTGTGCAGTGGTCCTGAATT CTCAGTGAGGATATCAACAATACCTGCCTTTGGAACTATTATGGAAACCGTAACGCAAAAAGAG CTGCTAGAGAGAGTGAAAATGCAGCTGGCCTCTTTTCTGGAAGACCCCCAGTATCAGGACCAGCATTCTTTGCACATGGAAATCATCAAAACATTTGGAAGAGTAGGACCCAATGCAGAGCCACGCTTCAGAGATGAAT tTGTTCTTCCTCATTTGCACAAACTGGCTCTGTGCAACAACCAGCAGACGGTGGAGAGTAAAAGAATTGACATTGCCACTCAACTGTTTGAGGCATACAGCGCCTTATCCTGCTGTT TTATTTCTGAAGAGCTCATGGTGAATCATTTCCTCCCCGGACTGAGATGTTTGAGGACTGATATGGAGCAGCTCTCTCCGGAGCATGAG GTTATTCTCAGTTCCATGATAAAGGAGTGCGAAATAAAGGTGGAGAACAAAGGCATTGGAGAAGCACAAGG gtCCATCTCTATTGCAGCAAGTCTGGTGGGTGAGGACGCAAAGACCAAGTTTCTAAGTAAGATGGGCCAGCTCACCACCTCAGGTGCCATGCTGGCGAATGTTTTCcagagaaagaaatga
- the relch gene encoding RAB11-binding protein RELCH homolog isoform X3, with amino-acid sequence MAAGNVNPFNVSDSEEEAEQRQDGADTERSPSDEAQGHSLGPFSPPAYSDPAVLLSSNRTSPSVDGIPASAAAVAGIGGGGGAETRVSLDAIAAQLLRDQYILTALELHTELLEAGRELPRLRDYFSNPGNFERQSGTPPACKEQGVGPGGPLTAQVQDRKRRKKDAHMRDRAGSISTLDSLDFARYSDDGNRETDERVAVLEFELRKAKETIQALRANLTQAAECEIPSQERKNYKSSPEIQEPIRPLEKRALNFLVNEYLLKNEYKLTSITFSDENDDQDFELWDDVGLNIPKPPDLLQLYRNCGNSLPLHRDTVDVGVNVDPNDLPGDYFTQEPVQQTEAIQKQQQEEVVQELEYQISLLNSEKQSLAEQIKKLQSDIQALQRNVASEPASAVKSAQSKEDTPCGKPPLDNGQYLDIRGVTETDGSSDANTTKTSTTTTTSTTDCTESTTTGTQPHSKLKSQSQQGKTSVQFDQPNRKLSPAFHQALLSFCRMSADSRLGSEVSRIADSEQSVMLMLGRCLPHIVPNVLLAKRERMVVHLCQELIPLILCTACLHPEPKERDQLLHILFNLIKRPDDEQRQMILTGCVAFARHVGPTRVEAELLPQCWEQINHKYPERRLLVAEACGALAPYLPKEIRSSLVLSMLQQMLAEDKADMVREAVVKSLGIIMGYIDDPDKYSQGFELMLLSLGDPSERVVSATHQVFIPAFAAWCTELGNLQSQLIPSLLTRIEKLLKGEYGLDEHKLHMYLSALQSLIPSLFAVLLQNAPFTSRAKLQGDVPPIEVTRFPRPASPLQDVATIVGSREQLAVLLQLYDHQLQHEGTTGWDSLLWVVNQFLPQLIEIVGRINVTSSTCVHEFSRFFWRLCRTFGKIFTNTKVKPQFQEILRLSEENVDASAGNGILTKATVPIYATGVLTCYNQEEDRKLLVGFLEDVMTTLSLSHAPLDSLKASFVELGANPAYHELLLTVLWYGVVHTSALVRCTAARMFELLVKGVNETLVAQRVVPALITLSSDPEISVRISTIPAFGTIMETVTQKELLERVKMQLASFLEDPQYQDQHSLHMEIIKTFGRVGPNAEPRFRDEFVLPHLHKLALCNNQQTVESKRIDIATQLFEAYSALSCCFISEELMVNHFLPGLRCLRTDMEQLSPEHEVILSSMIKECEIKVENKGIGEAQGSISIAASLVGEDAKTKFLSKMGQLTTSGAMLANVFQRKK; translated from the exons ATGGCGGCGGGTAATGTCAACCCGTTTAACGTGAGTGACTCGGAGGAGGAAGCGGAGCAGAGGCAGGATGGCGCGGACACCGAGCGGAGCCCAAGTGATGAAGCGCAAGGCCACAGTCTCGGTCCCTTCTCCCCGCCGGCGTACTCCGATCCAGCCGTCCTGCTGTCCAGCAACAGAACCAGCCCGAGTGTGGACGGTATCCCCGCGTCGGCCGCGGCGGTGGCTGGGatcggaggaggaggaggcgcgGAGACTCGGGTGTCGCTGGATGCGATCGCCGCGCAGCTGCTCCGGGATCAGTACATCCTCACGGCCCTGGAGCTGCACACCGAGCTTTTGGAAGCCGGACGCGAGCTGCCTCGCCTGCGGGATTATTTCTCCAATCCAGGCAACTTCGAGCGGCAAAGCGGAACTCCACCCGCGTGCAAAGAGCAAGGTGTCGGTCCTGGAGGTCCGCTTA CTGCGCAGGTGCAGGatagaaagaggagaaaaaaagatgctCACATGAGGG ATCGAGCTGGCAGCATCAGTACTTTGGACTCCTTGGATTTCGCACGTTATTCAGACGATGGCAACAGGGAGACGGATGAAAGAGTGGCAG TTCTGGAGTTTGAACTGCGGAAAGCCAAGGAGACCATTCAGGCTCTTCGTGCCAACTTGACTCAGGCTGCAG AATGCGAGATTCCCTCTCAAGAGAGAAAAAACTACAAATCCAGTCCTGAAATTCAG gaacCTATCCGCCCTCTTGAAAAGAGAGCCTTAAATTTTTTAGTTAATGagtatttattgaaaaatgaatataaattaacatCCATCACATTCTCTGATGAAAATGATGACCag GATTTTGAGTTGTGGGATGACGTGGGTCTAAACATTCCCAAACCTCCAGACCTATTGCAGCTCTATAGGAACTGTGGGAATAGTCTGCCCTTGCATCGGGATACTGTGGACGTGGGAGTCAATGTGGACCCAAATGACTTGCCAGGAGACTATTTTACCCAGGAACCTGTGCAGCAAACCGAGGCTATACAG aagcagcagcaggaggAAGTGGTTCAGGAGCTGGAATATCAGATCAGCCTGCTGAACAGTGAGAAACAGAGTCTGGCTGAACAGATTAAAAAGCTCCAAAG cgatatccaggcgcttcagagGAATGTCGCATCAGAACCCGCATCTGCGGTGAAGTCGGCTCAATCTAAAGAAGACACTCCATGTGGTAAACCCCCCCTAGACAATGGACAGTATTTGGATATACGAGGCGTCACAGAAACTGACGGCTCCTCGGATGCCAACACTACAAAGACCTCAACCACCACTACTACTTCTACTACTGACTGCACTGAAAGCACCACTACTGGTACACAACCTCACAGCAAACTAAAGTCTCAGAGTCAGCAGGGTAAAACCTCTGTGCAATTTGACCAGCCCAACAG AAAGCTGTCTCCGGCCTTCCACCAAGCACTTTTGTCCTTCTGTCGAATGTCTGCTGACAGTAGGCTGGGCTCGGAG GTGTCTCGGATAGCTGACAGCGAGCAGAGCGTCATGCTCATGCTGGGCCGCTGTCTCCCACACATCGTACCCAACGTCCTGCTGGCCAAGCGAGAG AGAATGGTTGTGCACCTCTGTCAG GAGTTGATTCCTCTCATTCTGTGTACGGCCTGCCTGCATCCCGAGCCCAAAGAAAGAGACCAGCTACTGCACATCCTCTTTAATCTTATCAAGAGACCTGACGATGAGCAGAG ACAGATGATTCTGACCGGGTGTGTGGCATTCGCCCGACATGTCGGTCCCACTCGGGTGGAAGCCGAGCTTCTGCCACAGTGCTGGGAACAG ATCAACCACAAGTATCCAGAGAGAAGACTGCTAGTGGCGGAAGCGTGTGGAGCCCTGGCCCCTTATTTACCC aagGAGATCCGAAGCTCTCTGGTTCTATCCATGCTCCAGCAAATGTTGGCGGAAGATAAAGCTGATATGGTCAGAGAGGCCGTGGTGAAAAGTTTGGGCATCATAATGGGCTACATTGATGACCCAGACAAATACTCCcag GGCTTTGAGCTGATGCTGTTGTCTCTGGGTGACCCGTCGGAGCGGGTGGTCAGTGCCACCCACCAAGTGTTCATTCCTGCCTTCGCTGCCTGGTGCACAGAGCTGGGCAACTTACAGTCACAGCTCATCCCCTCCCTCCTCACACGCATTGAGAAGCTGCTCAAG GGTGAATATGGTCTAGATGAACACAAGCTGCATATGTATCTGTCAGCGCTTCAGTCCCTCATCCCGTCTCTGTTTGCGGTGCTGCTTCAGAACGCCCCCTTCACCAGCCGAGCCAAACTACAGGGAGACGTGCCTCCGATCGAGG TGACCCGGTTCCCGCGGCCAGCCTCCCCGTTGCAGGACGTGGCCACCATCGTGGGCAGCCGAGAGCAGTTGGCTGTTCTGCTGCAGTTATATGATCATCAGCTCCAACATGAAGGAACTACAGGATGGGACAGTTTGCTCTGGGTGGTCAACCAGTT TTTACCACAGCTTATAGAGATTGTAGGACGCATCAACGTCACCTCATCCACCTGTGTGCACGAGTTCTCCAGGTTCTTCTGGAGGTTATGTCGAACGTTTGGGAAAATCTTTACCAACACTAAG GTAAAACCTCAATTCCAAGAAATCCTGCGGCTATCTGAGGAGAATGTGG ACGCCTCCGCAGGAAACGGCATCCTTACGAAGGCTACGGTGCCGATCTATGCAACCGGAGTCCTGACGTGCTACAATCAG GAGGAGGACCGTAAACTCTTGGTTGGATTTCTTGAGGATGTCATGACCACGCTGTCTCTCTCCCATGCTCCCCTCGACAGTCTAAAGGCTTCATTTGTAGAGCTGGG GGCAAACCCAGCGTATCACGAGCTCCTACTGACGGTGCTTTGGTATGGGGTGGTCCATACATCTGCACTGGTTCGCTGCACCGCTGCACGCATGTTCGAG CTGTTGGTGAAGGGGGTGAATGAAACTCTAGTAGCTCAGAGAGTTGTTCCAGCACTTATCACTCTCTCCAGTGATCCTGAAAT CTCAGTGAGGATATCAACAATACCTGCCTTTGGAACTATTATGGAAACCGTAACGCAAAAAGAG CTGCTAGAGAGAGTGAAAATGCAGCTGGCCTCTTTTCTGGAAGACCCCCAGTATCAGGACCAGCATTCTTTGCACATGGAAATCATCAAAACATTTGGAAGAGTAGGACCCAATGCAGAGCCACGCTTCAGAGATGAAT tTGTTCTTCCTCATTTGCACAAACTGGCTCTGTGCAACAACCAGCAGACGGTGGAGAGTAAAAGAATTGACATTGCCACTCAACTGTTTGAGGCATACAGCGCCTTATCCTGCTGTT TTATTTCTGAAGAGCTCATGGTGAATCATTTCCTCCCCGGACTGAGATGTTTGAGGACTGATATGGAGCAGCTCTCTCCGGAGCATGAG GTTATTCTCAGTTCCATGATAAAGGAGTGCGAAATAAAGGTGGAGAACAAAGGCATTGGAGAAGCACAAGG gtCCATCTCTATTGCAGCAAGTCTGGTGGGTGAGGACGCAAAGACCAAGTTTCTAAGTAAGATGGGCCAGCTCACCACCTCAGGTGCCATGCTGGCGAATGTTTTCcagagaaagaaatga
- the relch gene encoding RAB11-binding protein RELCH homolog isoform X4 has translation MAAGNVNPFNVSDSEEEAEQRQDGADTERSPSDEAQGHSLGPFSPPAYSDPAVLLSSNRTSPSVDGIPASAAAVAGIGGGGGAETRVSLDAIAAQLLRDQYILTALELHTELLEAGRELPRLRDYFSNPGNFERQSGTPPACKEQGVGPGGPLTAQVQDRKRRKKDAHMRDRAGSISTLDSLDFARYSDDGNRETDERVAVLEFELRKAKETIQALRANLTQAAECEIPSQERKNYKSSPEIQEPIRPLEKRALNFLVNEYLLKNEYKLTSITFSDENDDQDFELWDDVGLNIPKPPDLLQLYRNCGNSLPLHRDTVDVGVNVDPNDLPGDYFTQEPVQQTEAIQQQQEEVVQELEYQISLLNSEKQSLAEQIKKLQSDIQALQRNVASEPASAVKSAQSKEDTPCGKPPLDNGQYLDIRGVTETDGSSDANTTKTSTTTTTSTTDCTESTTTGTQPHSKLKSQSQQGKTSVQFDQPNRKLSPAFHQALLSFCRMSADSRLGSEVSRIADSEQSVMLMLGRCLPHIVPNVLLAKRERMVVHLCQELIPLILCTACLHPEPKERDQLLHILFNLIKRPDDEQRQMILTGCVAFARHVGPTRVEAELLPQCWEQINHKYPERRLLVAEACGALAPYLPKEIRSSLVLSMLQQMLAEDKADMVREAVVKSLGIIMGYIDDPDKYSQGFELMLLSLGDPSERVVSATHQVFIPAFAAWCTELGNLQSQLIPSLLTRIEKLLKQGEYGLDEHKLHMYLSALQSLIPSLFAVLLQNAPFTSRAKLQGDVPPIEVTRFPRPASPLQDVATIVGSREQLAVLLQLYDHQLQHEGTTGWDSLLWVVNQFLPQLIEIVGRINVTSSTCVHEFSRFFWRLCRTFGKIFTNTKVKPQFQEILRLSEENVDASAGNGILTKATVPIYATGVLTCYNQEEDRKLLVGFLEDVMTTLSLSHAPLDSLKASFVELGANPAYHELLLTVLWYGVVHTSALVRCTAARMFELLVKGVNETLVAQRVVPALITLSSDPEISVRISTIPAFGTIMETVTQKELLERVKMQLASFLEDPQYQDQHSLHMEIIKTFGRVGPNAEPRFRDEFVLPHLHKLALCNNQQTVESKRIDIATQLFEAYSALSCCFISEELMVNHFLPGLRCLRTDMEQLSPEHEVILSSMIKECEIKVENKGIGEAQGSISIAASLVGEDAKTKFLSKMGQLTTSGAMLANVFQRKK, from the exons ATGGCGGCGGGTAATGTCAACCCGTTTAACGTGAGTGACTCGGAGGAGGAAGCGGAGCAGAGGCAGGATGGCGCGGACACCGAGCGGAGCCCAAGTGATGAAGCGCAAGGCCACAGTCTCGGTCCCTTCTCCCCGCCGGCGTACTCCGATCCAGCCGTCCTGCTGTCCAGCAACAGAACCAGCCCGAGTGTGGACGGTATCCCCGCGTCGGCCGCGGCGGTGGCTGGGatcggaggaggaggaggcgcgGAGACTCGGGTGTCGCTGGATGCGATCGCCGCGCAGCTGCTCCGGGATCAGTACATCCTCACGGCCCTGGAGCTGCACACCGAGCTTTTGGAAGCCGGACGCGAGCTGCCTCGCCTGCGGGATTATTTCTCCAATCCAGGCAACTTCGAGCGGCAAAGCGGAACTCCACCCGCGTGCAAAGAGCAAGGTGTCGGTCCTGGAGGTCCGCTTA CTGCGCAGGTGCAGGatagaaagaggagaaaaaaagatgctCACATGAGGG ATCGAGCTGGCAGCATCAGTACTTTGGACTCCTTGGATTTCGCACGTTATTCAGACGATGGCAACAGGGAGACGGATGAAAGAGTGGCAG TTCTGGAGTTTGAACTGCGGAAAGCCAAGGAGACCATTCAGGCTCTTCGTGCCAACTTGACTCAGGCTGCAG AATGCGAGATTCCCTCTCAAGAGAGAAAAAACTACAAATCCAGTCCTGAAATTCAG gaacCTATCCGCCCTCTTGAAAAGAGAGCCTTAAATTTTTTAGTTAATGagtatttattgaaaaatgaatataaattaacatCCATCACATTCTCTGATGAAAATGATGACCag GATTTTGAGTTGTGGGATGACGTGGGTCTAAACATTCCCAAACCTCCAGACCTATTGCAGCTCTATAGGAACTGTGGGAATAGTCTGCCCTTGCATCGGGATACTGTGGACGTGGGAGTCAATGTGGACCCAAATGACTTGCCAGGAGACTATTTTACCCAGGAACCTGTGCAGCAAACCGAGGCTATACAG cagcagcaggaggAAGTGGTTCAGGAGCTGGAATATCAGATCAGCCTGCTGAACAGTGAGAAACAGAGTCTGGCTGAACAGATTAAAAAGCTCCAAAG cgatatccaggcgcttcagagGAATGTCGCATCAGAACCCGCATCTGCGGTGAAGTCGGCTCAATCTAAAGAAGACACTCCATGTGGTAAACCCCCCCTAGACAATGGACAGTATTTGGATATACGAGGCGTCACAGAAACTGACGGCTCCTCGGATGCCAACACTACAAAGACCTCAACCACCACTACTACTTCTACTACTGACTGCACTGAAAGCACCACTACTGGTACACAACCTCACAGCAAACTAAAGTCTCAGAGTCAGCAGGGTAAAACCTCTGTGCAATTTGACCAGCCCAACAG AAAGCTGTCTCCGGCCTTCCACCAAGCACTTTTGTCCTTCTGTCGAATGTCTGCTGACAGTAGGCTGGGCTCGGAG GTGTCTCGGATAGCTGACAGCGAGCAGAGCGTCATGCTCATGCTGGGCCGCTGTCTCCCACACATCGTACCCAACGTCCTGCTGGCCAAGCGAGAG AGAATGGTTGTGCACCTCTGTCAG GAGTTGATTCCTCTCATTCTGTGTACGGCCTGCCTGCATCCCGAGCCCAAAGAAAGAGACCAGCTACTGCACATCCTCTTTAATCTTATCAAGAGACCTGACGATGAGCAGAG ACAGATGATTCTGACCGGGTGTGTGGCATTCGCCCGACATGTCGGTCCCACTCGGGTGGAAGCCGAGCTTCTGCCACAGTGCTGGGAACAG ATCAACCACAAGTATCCAGAGAGAAGACTGCTAGTGGCGGAAGCGTGTGGAGCCCTGGCCCCTTATTTACCC aagGAGATCCGAAGCTCTCTGGTTCTATCCATGCTCCAGCAAATGTTGGCGGAAGATAAAGCTGATATGGTCAGAGAGGCCGTGGTGAAAAGTTTGGGCATCATAATGGGCTACATTGATGACCCAGACAAATACTCCcag GGCTTTGAGCTGATGCTGTTGTCTCTGGGTGACCCGTCGGAGCGGGTGGTCAGTGCCACCCACCAAGTGTTCATTCCTGCCTTCGCTGCCTGGTGCACAGAGCTGGGCAACTTACAGTCACAGCTCATCCCCTCCCTCCTCACACGCATTGAGAAGCTGCTCAAG cAGGGTGAATATGGTCTAGATGAACACAAGCTGCATATGTATCTGTCAGCGCTTCAGTCCCTCATCCCGTCTCTGTTTGCGGTGCTGCTTCAGAACGCCCCCTTCACCAGCCGAGCCAAACTACAGGGAGACGTGCCTCCGATCGAGG TGACCCGGTTCCCGCGGCCAGCCTCCCCGTTGCAGGACGTGGCCACCATCGTGGGCAGCCGAGAGCAGTTGGCTGTTCTGCTGCAGTTATATGATCATCAGCTCCAACATGAAGGAACTACAGGATGGGACAGTTTGCTCTGGGTGGTCAACCAGTT TTTACCACAGCTTATAGAGATTGTAGGACGCATCAACGTCACCTCATCCACCTGTGTGCACGAGTTCTCCAGGTTCTTCTGGAGGTTATGTCGAACGTTTGGGAAAATCTTTACCAACACTAAG GTAAAACCTCAATTCCAAGAAATCCTGCGGCTATCTGAGGAGAATGTGG ACGCCTCCGCAGGAAACGGCATCCTTACGAAGGCTACGGTGCCGATCTATGCAACCGGAGTCCTGACGTGCTACAATCAG GAGGAGGACCGTAAACTCTTGGTTGGATTTCTTGAGGATGTCATGACCACGCTGTCTCTCTCCCATGCTCCCCTCGACAGTCTAAAGGCTTCATTTGTAGAGCTGGG GGCAAACCCAGCGTATCACGAGCTCCTACTGACGGTGCTTTGGTATGGGGTGGTCCATACATCTGCACTGGTTCGCTGCACCGCTGCACGCATGTTCGAG CTGTTGGTGAAGGGGGTGAATGAAACTCTAGTAGCTCAGAGAGTTGTTCCAGCACTTATCACTCTCTCCAGTGATCCTGAAAT CTCAGTGAGGATATCAACAATACCTGCCTTTGGAACTATTATGGAAACCGTAACGCAAAAAGAG CTGCTAGAGAGAGTGAAAATGCAGCTGGCCTCTTTTCTGGAAGACCCCCAGTATCAGGACCAGCATTCTTTGCACATGGAAATCATCAAAACATTTGGAAGAGTAGGACCCAATGCAGAGCCACGCTTCAGAGATGAAT tTGTTCTTCCTCATTTGCACAAACTGGCTCTGTGCAACAACCAGCAGACGGTGGAGAGTAAAAGAATTGACATTGCCACTCAACTGTTTGAGGCATACAGCGCCTTATCCTGCTGTT TTATTTCTGAAGAGCTCATGGTGAATCATTTCCTCCCCGGACTGAGATGTTTGAGGACTGATATGGAGCAGCTCTCTCCGGAGCATGAG GTTATTCTCAGTTCCATGATAAAGGAGTGCGAAATAAAGGTGGAGAACAAAGGCATTGGAGAAGCACAAGG gtCCATCTCTATTGCAGCAAGTCTGGTGGGTGAGGACGCAAAGACCAAGTTTCTAAGTAAGATGGGCCAGCTCACCACCTCAGGTGCCATGCTGGCGAATGTTTTCcagagaaagaaatga